In Acropora muricata isolate sample 2 chromosome 11, ASM3666990v1, whole genome shotgun sequence, one DNA window encodes the following:
- the LOC136890566 gene encoding uncharacterized protein — protein MLMFCFDLVQEASNEFGETEGEMNQKTPKIGRPRAQTPFQEYIMVLMRLRLGLFEKDLAHRFGIAIGTVSNITRKWYKLLRAQLGPLIRMPESDIIRYYSPPAFKQLFPKVVIVIDCTEIEMERPSALNTQSACYSSYKSRPTMKVLVGITPSGVLSYVSELFPGSTSDQEIIVKSNFLDILAPGDSVMADKGFNIKDELASVGAVLEIPSFLKKGTQFTEEEINKNKAIASLRIHVERQMERIKNWHILDRRMPITMAPYASDIVVIISALANFLPPLIP, from the coding sequence ATGCTgatgttttgctttgatttagtACAAGAAGCATCGAATGAATTTGGTGAGACAGAAGGTGAAATGAATCAGAAGACACCTAAGATCGGTAGGCCAAGAGCGCAGACTCCTTTTCAAGAATATATCATGGTGCTTATGCGATTAAGACTTGGCCTTTTTGAGAAGGACCTGGCCCACAGATTTGGTATAGCCATAGGAACTGTGTCAAACATTACACGCAAATGGTATAAGTTGCTTCGTGCACAACTTGGTCCCTTAATCAGAATGCCAGAGAGTGATATTATTAGATATTACAGCCCACCTGCATTCAAACAGCTATTCCCCAAAGTGGTAATTGTCATTGACTGCACAGAGATTGAGATGGAAAGACCGTCTGCATTGAACACTCAGTCTGCCTGCTATTCCTCTTACAAGAGCAGGCCAACAATGAAGGTCCTAGTTGGAATTACACCGAGTGGGGTGCTGTCATATGTCAGCGAATTATTTCCAGGAAGCACCTCAGACCAGGAAATAATTGTAAAGAGCAATTTTTTGGATATCCTTGCCCCTGGTGATAGTGTTATGGCAGACAAGGGTTTTAACATTAAAGATGAACTTGCATCAGTAGGAGCAGTTCTTGAAATTCCTTCATTCCTCAAAAAGGGCACACAATTTACTGAGGAGGAAATTAACAAGAACAAGGCAATAGCCAGTCTTCGTATTCATGTGGAACGACAGATGGAGAGGAttaaaaactggcacattttgGATAGAAGGATGCCCATTACTATGGCCCCCTATGCTTCTGATATAGTGGTCATCATATCAGCATTAGCAAACTTTTTACCACCCCTTATTCCTTAA
- the LOC136889500 gene encoding uncharacterized protein yields the protein MHQLEQFWKIENYGLSPNSKESMSLEDKRALAVMENSATMVDGHYQVALPWREPNPYLPNNRSMAERRLFLLKKRLLQDSKLFDGYKATMENYLDKGHARRVPDHEMNAHDKPLWYLPHHPVFNKPGKTRVVFDCAAKYEGTSLNDQLLSGPDLTNSIVGVLTRFRENPVALAADIECMFHQVRVPPADRDAFRCLWWPNSNLSQDPVDHRMEVHLFGATSSPSCSNFALRKTAQDNKDEFAKDIVKTVKRNFYVDDCLKSVESSERAVDLAVQLSNLLAKGGFRLTKWLCNRPEVLESIPKDERAPSVLDLDLDKDKPPLQQALGLKWDMESDKFTFAVVLKDKPSTRRGILSLTSSIYDPLGFLVPIILPAKKLLQDLCQQKLGWDDPVSKVESQRWEIWKEKLPSLAGMGVNRCVRPIDFGELRSFELHNFADASQIAYGAVSYLTMTDVESKIHCAFLMGKSRLAHLKPMTVPRLELLAAVLAVQINKTLVEELDIPVTRSIFWTDSTCVLQYIRNTSKRFHTFVANRLAVIHENSKPHQWRHVRSDLNPADDASRGLTIEEMHAKDGWFGGPQFLRQKEEFWPPDLILCQLELTDEDPEIKRTVQLRCLALTNSQEVDVVSRLIERYSSWEKLRKAIAWILRFKIWFIGRYLRSPAAVTGTTSSVLSVEEVCSAEKEIFKHVQRSVFPEVIKALQQLDQSHPPREVNSKLKNSKIPSSMRKLHPQLDDSGILRVGGRLENAQVNYEIKHPIIMPYRHRVTELIILQHHQQVGHLGQEYVLSSLHQLYWIIKGRSAVRRVIRDCFLCKKLGAIKGEQLMAN from the coding sequence ATGCATCAACTTGAACAGTTCTGGAAGATAGAGAACTATGGATTAAGTCCTAACTCAAAGGAGTCCATGTCGTTGGAGGACAAGAGAGCTCTTGCAGTTATGGAAAATTCAGCAACGATGGTAGATGGTCATTACCAGGTAGCACTACCTTGGAGAGAGCCGAATCCATATTTGCCTAACAATCGATCCATGGCAGAACGGCGGCTTTTCCTGCTGAAAAAAAGGTTACTGCAAGACAGCAAACTCTTTGATGGTTACAAAGCTACCATGGAAAACTACTTGGACAAAGGACATGCAAGAAGAGTGCCTGATCACGAGATGAATGCTCACGATAAGCCATTGTGGTATTTGCCCCATCATCCGGTGTTTAACAAGCCAGGGAAGACGAGAGTGGTTTTTGATTGTGCAGCAAAATATGAAGGGACTAGTCTGAACGATCAACTTCTCAGTGGACCAGATTTAACCAATTCCATTGTCGGTGTGTTAACGAGATTCCGCGAAAACCCAGTTGCGTTAGCAGCAGACATAGAGTGTATGTTCCACCAAGTCAGAGTGCCGCCTGCTGACCGAGATGCGTTTAGATGTTTGTGGTggccaaacagtaacctcagcCAGGATCCAGTCGACCATCGTATGGAGGTCCACCTCTTTGGCGCCACGTCGTCACCGAGTTGTTCTAATTTTGCATTAAGAAAAACAGCACAAGATAACAAAGATGAATTTGCCAAGGACATTGTGAAGACGGTTAAAAGAAATTTCTACGTAGATGATTGCCTCAAGTCGGTTGAATCCTCTGAAAGAGCTGTTGACCTAGCTGTTCAGCTTAGCAATCTTCTTGCAAAAGGCGGTTTCAGGCTTACAAAATGGCTATGTAATAGACCGGAAGTCTTGGAATCCATTCCAAAAGATGAAAGAGCTCCATCGGTGCTGGATCTCGATTTGGACAAAGACAAACCTCCCCTTCAGCAAGCGCTAGGGCTCAAGTGGGACATGGAGAGTGATAAGTTTACCTTTGCTGTGGTTCTCAAAGACAAGCCAAGTACCCGAAGAGGCATACTTTCCCTAACAAGTTCTATTTATGATCCACTCGGGTTCCTAGTGCCAATCATCCTACCAGCAAAGAAATTGTTGCAAGATCTATGTCAACAAAAACTAGGATGGGATGATCCAGTCAGCAAAGTGGAAAGTCAAAGGTGGGAAATATGGAAGGAGAAGTTGCCCAGTCTAGCAGGAATGGGAGTAAACAGATGCGTTAGGCCGATCGACTTTGGAGAACTGAGAAGTTTCGAGCTCCACAACTTCGCTGATGCTTCTCAAATCGCTTATGGAGCAGTTTCGTATTTAACAATGACAGATGTTGAGAGCAAGATCCATTGTGCGTTTCTCATGGGAAAGTCGCGCCTGGCCCACCTGAAACCTATGACTGTTCCGAGACTGGAATTATTGGCCGCTGTTCTTGCCGTCCAGATAAACAAGACACTGGTTGAAGAGCTTGACATTCCAGTAACAAGATCGATATTTTGGACTGACTCCACTTGCGTTCTCCAGTATATAAGAAACACATCGAAGAGATTTCACACATTTGTAGCTAACCGGCTGGCTGTCATTCATGAGAATTCCAAACCCCACCAATGGAGGCACGTTAGATCGGACCTTAACCCTGCAGATGATGCAAGCAGAGGCCTCACAATAGAAGAAATGCATGCGAAAGACGGATGGTTCGGAGGTCCTCAGTTCTTAAGGCAAAAAGAAGAATTCTGGCCCCCTGATCTCATCCTCTGTCAACTGGAATTAACAGATGAAGATCCAGAAATTAAACGTACCGTGCAACTTCGCTGTTTAGCGTTAACAAATAGTCAAGAAGTAGACGTTGTCTCAAGATTGATCGAACGATATTCTTCATGGGAGAAACTGAGAAAGGCCATAGCTTGGATTCTGCGATTCAAAATTTGGTTCATTGGAAGGTACCTTAGAAGTCCTGCTGCTGTTACAGGTACAACCTCGAGTGTTTTGTCCGTGGAAGAAGTTTGCTCTGCTGAGAAAGAAATATTCAAGCACGTGCAAAGAAGTGTGTTCCCAGAAGTCATTAAGGCCTTACAGCAATTAGACCAATCACATCCCCCCCGTGAAGTAAACTCTAAGCTAAAGAATTCCAAGATCCCAAGCTCTATGCGAAAACTTCACCCACAATTGGATGACAGTGGAATTCTCCGCGTAGGAGGAAGACTAGAAAATGCACAAGTTAACTATGAAATCAAGCATCCGATCATTATGCCCTACCGCCATCGTGTTACAGAGCTGATTATTCTCCAGCATCATCAACAAGTCGGTCATCTTGGCCAAGAATACGTCCTGTCCAGTCTGCATCAACTTTATTGGATAATCAAGGGACGTTCAGCAGTGCGCCGAGTGATACGCGATTGTTTCCTTTGCAAGAAACTTGGTGCTATCAAAGGCGAGCAGTTGATGGCAAACTGA
- the LOC136889499 gene encoding uncharacterized protein, whose translation MIRSVRKILRALLGEQLVSDESLRTMMTEVQSILNSRPLTPVSSDPKDLEPITPNHLLLLRSNANFPPGIFSKEDMYTRRRWRQVQYLSNIFWKRWLKEYLPTLQERKKWLKPCRCLSVGDLVLIVDENVHRGRWPLARVIEVFQGKDGFVRSAKVRTSLATFVRPVTKLCFLESDKELSR comes from the coding sequence ATGATCAGATCCGTGCGTAAGATCCTCAGAGCGTTATTGGGCGAACAGCTGGTATCAGACGAATCGCTGAGAACCATGATGACTGAAGTTCAAAGCATTCTCAACAGCAGACCGTTGACCCCAGTAAGCAGTGATCCTAAAGACCTGGAGCCGATTACACCAAATCATTTGCTACTGTTAAGATCTAATGCGAATTTTCCCCCAGGTATCTTTTCCAAGGAAGACATGTACACCAGACGTCGCTGGCGACAAGTCCAATATCTGTCCAACATATTTTGGAAGCGCTGGTTAAAGGAATATTTACCAACGCTGCAAGAACGGAAAAAGTGGTTGAAGCCTTGTCGTTGCCTTTCTGTTGGTGATCTAGTACTGATTGTGGATGAGAACGTTCATCGTGGTAGATGGCCCCTGGCCAGAGTGATTGAAGTTTTCCAAGGAAAGGACGGATTTGTTCGATCCGCGAAAGTCCGCACGAGCTTAGCAACGTTTGTTCGACCAGTTACCAAACTTTGTTTCTTAGAAAGCGACAAGGAACTTTCCCGCTGA